Proteins encoded within one genomic window of Candidatus Berkiella cookevillensis:
- the upp gene encoding uracil phosphoribosyltransferase — protein MALIRNHEFPYFFQVKHPLVSSKLSLLRNRDTEYKLFRELVHELTLLIAYEATQNLQLTLENIRTPMEMMQSPVLSGPAPVILPILRAGIGMVEAMLSLLPSAKVGHIGLFRNEKTLQPEGYYFKVPETSHQRPFYVCDPMLATGGSAIRAVDTLKENQVKDITVVCLLAAPEGLRAFFKQHPDVPVFSACLDRGLDEHGFIRPGLGDAGDRMFGTV, from the coding sequence ATGGCACTTATTCGGAATCATGAATTTCCGTATTTTTTTCAAGTAAAGCATCCATTGGTTTCTAGTAAATTATCTTTGCTGAGAAACAGAGATACAGAATATAAATTATTTCGTGAATTGGTGCATGAGCTGACATTGTTAATTGCTTATGAAGCGACACAGAATTTACAACTCACATTAGAAAACATCCGTACGCCAATGGAAATGATGCAATCACCTGTCTTATCAGGTCCTGCTCCTGTTATTTTGCCAATCTTAAGAGCGGGTATTGGTATGGTGGAAGCAATGTTATCTCTTTTGCCTTCCGCTAAAGTGGGGCATATTGGTTTATTTCGTAATGAGAAAACGCTTCAACCAGAAGGCTATTATTTTAAAGTACCAGAAACGAGTCATCAAAGACCGTTTTATGTTTGTGATCCTATGTTAGCCACAGGTGGCTCCGCAATACGTGCTGTTGATACGTTAAAAGAAAATCAAGTGAAAGATATTACGGTTGTTTGTTTATTAGCTGCACCTGAAGGATTAAGAGCTTTCTTTAAACAGCACCCAGATGTGCCAGTCTTCTCTGCTTGTTTAGACAGAGGGTTGGATGAGCATGGATTTATCAGACCGGGGTTGGGAGATGCGGGCGACCGTATGTTTGGTACTGTCTAG
- a CDS encoding peptidoglycan D,D-transpeptidase FtsI family protein, producing the protein MRNTTTDNNHRYQTRGFQSTEQEIPSTSIRRRLIKFGFIVFLLILIVRLFTLHITQNDFLRKQGNARTLRTIQIPSYRGLITDRRGVPLAVSTPVDAIWMNPKLFNPSDEQLHKLSSLLNLEAREILSKQTQYATKSFVYLKRGLPPNVASQVAELRIAGLGKNREFKRFYPSGKQVAQLVGFTDIDDVGQAGLELSFENHLKPKIGKKRVLEDRMGNWIQDIDQFEAPKSGQNIALSIDLRIQSIALRELEAAVEKFGAKSATLVMIDIESGEVLAMVTAPSYNPNNPKERVGDAVRNKALTDQLEPGSTVKPISVLSALASEQFDPNTIIDTYPGTMRVGDHVVRDLRNYGKLSIKEILERSSNVGVSKITLSLPSKQLINTFDKLGLGTGTLTSFPGEQGGKLPPPPHPKNPFGHATLAFGYGLAVTPIQLAQAYAVIGAKGIKRPVSLIKQEGKPQEERVLPQNICESMLEMLVSVGHRAKVSGFLTAGKTGTIRVVGPQGYDPNRHIGLFAGVSPVKNPKLATVVIVEEPDEKHYYGGLTAAPIYKNVVSQALIVLNVPPEFEQAPIMAKNETVPATPVENKVVATTTNKSLLKNRRNEGAGNRA; encoded by the coding sequence GTGCGAAATACAACGACTGATAATAATCATCGGTATCAAACTCGTGGCTTTCAATCCACTGAGCAAGAAATACCCTCTACATCAATCCGAAGACGTTTGATTAAATTCGGCTTTATTGTATTTTTGCTTATTTTAATCGTCAGGCTTTTTACATTACACATTACCCAGAATGATTTCTTGCGTAAACAAGGTAATGCAAGAACTTTGCGCACTATACAAATCCCATCTTATAGGGGATTGATTACAGATAGGCGCGGCGTTCCCTTAGCGGTCAGTACCCCTGTAGACGCTATTTGGATGAATCCTAAACTATTCAATCCAAGTGATGAACAATTACACAAATTATCTAGTTTACTAAACTTAGAAGCCAGAGAGATATTATCTAAACAAACTCAATATGCCACGAAATCCTTTGTTTATCTAAAGCGTGGACTCCCTCCTAATGTTGCTAGTCAAGTGGCTGAACTGCGTATTGCTGGTTTGGGGAAAAATAGAGAATTTAAACGTTTCTATCCTTCAGGAAAACAAGTTGCACAATTAGTTGGCTTTACAGATATCGATGATGTAGGGCAAGCCGGATTAGAACTCAGCTTTGAAAATCATCTTAAACCTAAAATCGGCAAAAAACGTGTCTTAGAAGACAGAATGGGCAATTGGATCCAAGATATCGATCAATTTGAAGCGCCTAAATCAGGTCAAAATATCGCGCTTAGTATTGATCTCCGCATACAAAGCATTGCGCTTCGTGAACTCGAAGCAGCTGTTGAAAAATTTGGTGCAAAATCAGCAACGCTGGTCATGATAGATATCGAATCCGGCGAAGTCTTAGCAATGGTCACTGCCCCCTCTTACAATCCCAACAACCCTAAAGAACGTGTTGGCGATGCAGTACGCAACAAAGCACTGACTGATCAATTAGAACCAGGCTCTACAGTAAAACCCATTTCTGTCTTAAGTGCCTTAGCATCTGAACAATTTGATCCTAATACTATTATCGATACTTATCCTGGTACCATGCGTGTTGGTGATCACGTTGTCCGAGATCTACGCAATTACGGCAAACTATCGATTAAAGAAATTTTAGAGCGCTCTTCAAATGTGGGTGTAAGTAAAATTACATTGAGCCTTCCTTCTAAACAATTAATCAATACTTTCGACAAATTAGGCTTAGGTACCGGAACACTCACCTCTTTTCCAGGTGAACAAGGCGGAAAACTCCCACCACCACCTCACCCTAAAAATCCTTTTGGGCATGCAACCTTAGCATTTGGATATGGATTAGCAGTCACCCCCATACAGCTTGCACAAGCATATGCGGTCATTGGCGCCAAAGGCATTAAACGACCAGTAAGCTTGATTAAGCAAGAAGGAAAGCCTCAAGAAGAACGTGTGCTACCTCAAAATATTTGTGAGTCAATGTTAGAAATGTTAGTTTCTGTTGGCCACAGAGCAAAAGTATCAGGATTCCTCACAGCTGGTAAAACCGGCACTATTCGTGTTGTCGGTCCACAAGGTTACGATCCTAATCGACATATTGGATTATTTGCAGGCGTTTCTCCTGTTAAAAATCCTAAACTTGCAACTGTTGTGATCGTTGAAGAGCCAGATGAAAAGCATTATTACGGTGGTTTAACCGCAGCACCTATTTATAAAAATGTGGTAAGCCAAGCGTTGATTGTGCTCAATGTACCACCAGAATTCGAACAGGCTCCCATTATGGCCAAAAATGAAACTGTACCTGCAACGCCCGTTGAAAATAAAGTTGTTGCTACAACGACGAACAAATCATTGCTTAAAAACAGAAGAAATGAAGGCGCGGGTAATCGGGCTTAG
- a CDS encoding DUF4286 family protein, whose product MSIIYEVNLRIEPAIQHEFMSWLYEHIGEMLKLKGFIRAVVYDPQEVEGLLAEEKNEVVLEQARQVVVHYEMHDKIALKYYLERYAQSMRADGIARFPKQFSATRRVLNPLNSFKD is encoded by the coding sequence ATGTCCATTATATATGAAGTAAACTTAAGAATAGAACCCGCAATCCAACATGAATTTATGAGTTGGTTGTATGAGCATATTGGTGAGATGCTTAAATTAAAAGGCTTTATTCGAGCGGTGGTTTATGATCCCCAAGAAGTTGAAGGGTTATTAGCTGAAGAAAAGAATGAAGTTGTGTTAGAGCAAGCAAGGCAGGTTGTGGTGCATTATGAAATGCATGACAAAATAGCATTGAAGTATTATCTCGAGCGCTATGCTCAATCAATGAGAGCGGATGGTATTGCAAGATTTCCTAAGCAATTTTCTGCAACACGCCGAGTTTTAAACCCGTTAAATAGTTTTAAGGATTGA
- a CDS encoding acyl-CoA thioesterase, whose amino-acid sequence MSANPTSTQEANEPTGELVIKNIAMPKNTNRYRDIFGGWLVSQMDLGGAVLAHKCSRNRMTTVAIDRMVFLQPVYVGDVVCCYASISKRGNTSVTIEVEVWVERLLDNTKHKVTEGLFTFVAIDDKGKPTPIIWQC is encoded by the coding sequence ATGAGTGCAAACCCAACTTCAACGCAAGAAGCAAATGAGCCTACAGGCGAATTAGTCATCAAAAATATTGCCATGCCTAAAAATACCAATCGTTATCGAGATATTTTTGGTGGTTGGTTAGTCTCACAAATGGATTTAGGGGGGGCTGTTTTAGCACATAAATGCTCTCGTAACCGTATGACAACAGTTGCGATTGATAGAATGGTATTCTTGCAGCCAGTCTATGTTGGTGACGTAGTATGTTGTTATGCGAGTATTTCTAAGCGTGGTAATACTTCAGTCACCATAGAAGTAGAAGTATGGGTTGAGCGTTTGTTAGATAACACTAAGCATAAAGTAACAGAAGGCTTGTTTACCTTTGTGGCGATTGATGACAAGGGGAAGCCTACGCCTATCATATGGCAGTGCTAA
- a CDS encoding MFS transporter: protein MKTQNQFQLFKERRFLPYFFVQFFGALNDNIFKNALLTLIAFGAFNQETRELLTNLGALLFILPFFLFSALAGQLADKYKKAHIIRYIKFVEILIMGCATIAFWHHQLALLFVILFFMGSHSAFFAPVKYSILPQYLERDELVGGNGLVEMGTFVAILLGTILGILLIRIHTSTLFISIAIMLTAVLGFMTSLWIPNQKTISNPDLKINWEPFSQTWYVLKRAASQRTIFLTILGISWFWFFGSVIITQLYNYNQDILHGNEAVMILMISILSIGIGLGSLSCEKLSRHKVEIGLVPFGSIGLTLITIDLSFAHGLYPEQVINVSTFLSHWEGWHILIDLFFFGIFGGLYSVPLYVLLQSRTEEKERSQMIAANSVLNALFMVVASLFSIALLTLGLSIPQLFLVIGFCNLAVTMYLYKLLPEFLMRFIAWLLINCIYRVKITGIENIPEEGPAIITCNHVSLVDPIVVMASCHRPIRFVMDHQIFKIPLLKFVFQTAGCIPVASEKENPEIKERAFALVKEALDRGELIGLFPEGSLTSNGNIQQFRKGLERILNNNPVPVVPMAVQGLWGSFFSRRYGKAMLHWPRQFLFSKIGLQITKPIPPEEFNLEELKNITQNLRGDWE, encoded by the coding sequence ATGAAAACACAAAATCAATTCCAGCTATTTAAAGAAAGAAGATTTCTGCCCTATTTTTTTGTACAATTTTTTGGAGCATTAAATGATAATATTTTTAAGAATGCCCTATTAACATTGATAGCTTTTGGGGCATTCAACCAAGAAACAAGAGAACTGCTCACCAACTTAGGTGCTTTACTCTTCATCTTACCCTTCTTTTTGTTTTCTGCCTTAGCAGGACAATTGGCAGATAAATATAAAAAAGCACACATAATCCGCTACATTAAGTTTGTAGAAATTCTTATCATGGGCTGTGCTACCATTGCATTTTGGCATCATCAACTTGCATTACTGTTCGTTATTTTATTTTTTATGGGTTCACATTCAGCGTTTTTTGCACCCGTAAAATATAGTATTTTACCACAATATTTAGAACGAGATGAGTTAGTAGGTGGCAATGGATTGGTTGAAATGGGAACCTTTGTTGCTATCTTATTAGGCACTATCCTAGGGATTTTGTTGATCCGGATACACACAAGCACTCTATTCATCAGCATCGCTATTATGCTCACTGCTGTTTTGGGATTTATGACTTCATTATGGATCCCCAATCAAAAAACAATTTCCAATCCAGATTTAAAAATTAATTGGGAACCTTTCTCTCAAACCTGGTATGTCTTAAAAAGAGCCGCATCACAACGAACCATATTTCTAACCATTTTAGGTATTTCTTGGTTTTGGTTTTTTGGCTCAGTGATTATCACTCAATTATACAACTACAACCAAGATATTTTGCATGGCAATGAAGCGGTCATGATCTTAATGATTTCTATCCTATCCATTGGTATTGGACTGGGTTCGCTCTCTTGTGAAAAATTATCAAGACACAAAGTTGAAATCGGTTTAGTGCCTTTTGGCTCTATTGGACTCACACTGATTACAATTGATTTAAGCTTTGCTCATGGTCTATACCCTGAGCAAGTCATTAATGTCAGTACTTTTTTGTCTCATTGGGAAGGCTGGCATATATTAATTGATTTGTTTTTCTTCGGTATTTTTGGAGGATTGTACAGCGTGCCGCTCTATGTATTGCTCCAATCTCGCACCGAAGAAAAAGAACGCTCACAGATGATTGCTGCAAACAGTGTCTTAAACGCGCTCTTCATGGTAGTAGCCAGTTTATTCTCTATTGCACTTCTTACACTGGGCTTATCCATTCCACAACTATTTTTAGTGATTGGCTTTTGTAATCTAGCGGTTACCATGTATCTATACAAACTACTACCCGAATTCTTGATGCGCTTTATTGCCTGGTTGCTCATCAATTGTATTTACAGAGTAAAAATTACAGGAATTGAAAACATTCCTGAAGAAGGGCCCGCTATTATTACTTGTAACCATGTCAGTCTCGTTGATCCGATTGTTGTAATGGCCTCCTGCCACCGCCCTATCCGCTTTGTCATGGATCACCAAATATTTAAAATACCCCTCTTAAAATTTGTCTTTCAAACAGCTGGATGTATCCCCGTTGCCTCTGAAAAAGAAAATCCAGAAATAAAAGAACGCGCTTTTGCTCTGGTGAAAGAAGCATTAGACAGGGGTGAATTGATAGGACTCTTCCCAGAAGGAAGCTTAACCAGTAATGGTAATATTCAACAATTTAGAAAAGGCTTAGAGCGTATCTTAAATAACAATCCTGTACCTGTGGTACCCATGGCTGTACAAGGACTGTGGGGTAGTTTTTTCAGTAGGCGCTATGGAAAGGCAATGCTACATTGGCCAAGACAATTCTTATTTTCCAAAATTGGTCTGCAAATTACAAAGCCTATCCCACCAGAGGAATTCAATCTTGAAGAACTAAAAAATATTACCCAAAATTTGCGCGGAGATTGGGAGTAG
- a CDS encoding PfkB family carbohydrate kinase: protein MRIYNLGSLNIEHVHQIESTTTNETQSCNDYHRTPGGKGYYQSIAIARAGAPVCHIGFIGPEGSFIKKSLASNGVDTTHIYKVDHNSGQEFVHVTPEGQLHKARYQGANASFEKNFIDSIFKGLDPKALLLIQNEINDIPTILEQAKAYHLDVSFHPSPFTPETLDYPFELVDTLIFNLETGKKLSHQEEPNAIIEALMKKYPNLALILTLGDKGVWYVDKTQKIKVPADPVHVIDENQAGNTFVGYYLAHKLKQHPIESCLKIASRASALCVTRKGKSATIPYLAEIK from the coding sequence ATGAGGATCTATAATCTCGGCTCGTTAAATATAGAACACGTCCATCAAATAGAAAGCACGACCACCAATGAAACCCAATCTTGCAATGACTACCATCGTACACCCGGTGGCAAAGGCTACTACCAATCTATTGCCATTGCGCGCGCAGGCGCACCTGTTTGTCACATCGGTTTTATTGGTCCTGAAGGCAGCTTTATCAAAAAAAGCTTAGCAAGCAACGGCGTGGACACAACACATATCTACAAAGTTGATCATAATAGCGGTCAAGAATTTGTACATGTCACTCCAGAAGGACAACTTCATAAAGCACGTTATCAAGGCGCGAATGCTTCCTTTGAAAAAAACTTCATTGATAGCATATTTAAAGGTCTGGATCCTAAAGCTTTATTGCTCATCCAAAATGAAATCAATGATATACCCACTATCCTCGAACAAGCCAAAGCCTATCACTTAGATGTTAGCTTTCACCCCTCGCCCTTTACACCTGAAACCTTAGACTATCCCTTTGAATTAGTAGATACCCTTATCTTCAATTTGGAAACAGGCAAAAAGTTAAGCCATCAAGAAGAACCCAATGCCATTATTGAAGCTTTAATGAAAAAATATCCAAATCTAGCCTTGATCTTAACACTGGGTGACAAAGGTGTCTGGTATGTCGATAAAACACAAAAGATCAAAGTTCCAGCAGATCCTGTGCATGTCATTGATGAAAATCAAGCAGGTAATACCTTTGTTGGTTATTACTTAGCGCATAAACTGAAACAACACCCCATTGAAAGCTGTTTAAAAATTGCGAGCCGTGCCAGTGCCTTATGTGTAACACGCAAAGGAAAAAGTGCAACCATCCCCTATCTTGCAGAGATCAAATAA
- a CDS encoding mannose-1-phosphate guanylyltransferase/mannose-6-phosphate isomerase: MLVPVILAGGVGSRLWPLSRESYPKQFIHLLDDKSLFQKTIQRALSLAPVAPLVLGGEEHRFLIAEQIRALNIPPMPILIEPVMRSTAPAVALAAFYALTQDSEAILLVLPGDHIIPDMAGFKKTVEQGICAAQAGKLVTFGVVPTAPETGYGYIEKGKKYKEDTCLVQGFIEKPNLDKAVQFLESQNYLWNSGMFLFQAKVYLEQLQTFAPEIYQATQRSFQHRMTDIDFIRPQIASFEKSPSDSIDYAVMEKTTDAVVVPLQSAWKDVGAWDALAEIYPQDTDGNACQGDVLAVETKNCLLQSKQRLVVAVGVENLIIIETPDVVLVLNKAHSQSIKTVVSQLKIQNRKEVFQHQRTHRPWGCFESIDNGERFQVKHITVNVGGKLSLQRHHHRSEHWVVVKGTAKVTRGEEAFLLSENQSTYIPTGVMHRLENVGKIPLEIIEVQSGAYLGEDDIERFHDQYGREEVKMPIDEISVE, translated from the coding sequence ATGTTAGTACCTGTTATTTTAGCGGGAGGGGTAGGGAGTCGATTATGGCCACTGTCTCGAGAAAGTTATCCTAAGCAATTTATACATTTGTTAGATGACAAAAGTTTATTTCAAAAAACGATTCAACGTGCACTGAGTTTAGCACCTGTTGCGCCCTTGGTTTTGGGGGGAGAAGAGCATCGATTTTTAATTGCAGAGCAAATTCGTGCACTGAATATTCCTCCCATGCCTATTCTGATTGAACCCGTGATGAGAAGTACCGCACCTGCTGTTGCTTTAGCTGCTTTTTATGCATTGACACAAGACTCAGAAGCCATTTTGCTTGTATTGCCAGGTGATCACATCATCCCTGATATGGCAGGTTTTAAGAAAACAGTTGAACAAGGTATTTGTGCTGCACAAGCAGGCAAGCTTGTTACTTTTGGTGTAGTACCGACTGCGCCTGAAACGGGTTATGGCTACATTGAAAAAGGAAAAAAATATAAAGAAGATACCTGTCTTGTACAAGGTTTTATAGAAAAGCCAAATTTAGATAAAGCCGTGCAATTCTTAGAAAGCCAGAATTATCTTTGGAACAGTGGTATGTTTTTATTCCAAGCCAAAGTATATTTAGAGCAGTTGCAGACTTTTGCACCTGAAATCTATCAGGCAACACAACGGTCTTTTCAGCATCGAATGACAGATATTGATTTTATCAGACCACAAATAGCAAGTTTTGAAAAAAGCCCGAGTGATTCTATTGATTATGCGGTTATGGAAAAAACAACAGATGCGGTGGTTGTGCCCTTGCAAAGTGCTTGGAAAGATGTCGGTGCTTGGGATGCCTTGGCTGAAATATACCCACAAGATACCGATGGTAATGCCTGCCAAGGCGATGTGCTGGCTGTTGAGACTAAGAATTGTTTATTACAGTCTAAGCAGCGTTTAGTGGTTGCTGTTGGTGTTGAAAACTTGATTATTATTGAAACACCTGATGTGGTATTGGTTTTAAATAAAGCGCACAGTCAATCCATCAAGACAGTAGTATCTCAGCTGAAAATACAAAACCGCAAAGAAGTATTTCAGCATCAGCGTACGCATCGTCCTTGGGGATGTTTTGAGTCGATTGATAATGGTGAACGTTTTCAAGTAAAACATATTACCGTGAATGTCGGTGGTAAATTATCATTGCAGCGCCATCATCATCGTTCTGAGCATTGGGTTGTTGTCAAAGGTACTGCCAAAGTAACGCGTGGCGAAGAAGCCTTTTTGCTTTCAGAAAACCAATCTACTTATATTCCTACCGGTGTTATGCATCGTTTAGAAAATGTTGGCAAAATTCCACTTGAAATCATAGAAGTACAGTCTGGTGCTTATTTGGGTGAAGATGATATTGAGCGTTTTCATGATCAATATGGTAGAGAAGAAGTTAAAATGCCTATTGATGAAATAAGTGTAGAGTAA
- a CDS encoding TraX family protein, with the protein MNTQTKNNNAANTWLSNVYKYGKSVNSHDALKIAAITLMFIDHIGYYLFDNNSVMRLIGRSAAPLFYFLIGYTGKVNCKPSLLIYGGILSLTGLLFGHTFWINILYTFIFAYLILLYIPTTKLPVFVSIGLMVALIAANSVLYPYVEYGTLGIIIAITAHWLKEKVPLAGLWLALALGLHMFWQALVFNLFRTTVFTYGTLFITLSLWLVLYNYKLISLKIPKLCIFPSLLISRYSLDIYFYHVFLLKAYHLAHKYGYWFF; encoded by the coding sequence ATGAATACGCAAACAAAAAATAATAACGCAGCAAATACCTGGCTATCTAATGTATACAAGTATGGCAAGTCTGTTAATAGTCACGATGCACTCAAAATAGCTGCGATTACTTTGATGTTTATCGATCATATAGGTTACTACCTTTTTGACAATAACAGTGTCATGCGCTTGATAGGTAGAAGTGCTGCCCCTCTTTTTTATTTTTTGATTGGTTATACGGGAAAAGTAAATTGTAAACCAAGCCTACTCATCTATGGCGGCATCTTATCATTAACGGGTTTACTGTTTGGTCACACCTTCTGGATTAATATACTTTACACCTTTATCTTTGCTTATTTAATCTTGCTGTATATTCCGACAACCAAGCTTCCTGTTTTCGTGTCTATAGGTTTGATGGTTGCTTTGATTGCAGCAAACTCTGTTCTCTATCCTTATGTAGAGTACGGCACACTGGGTATTATCATTGCGATTACTGCACATTGGCTAAAAGAGAAAGTACCTTTAGCAGGTCTCTGGCTTGCCTTGGCCTTAGGCTTGCACATGTTTTGGCAAGCATTGGTATTCAATCTCTTTCGAACCACCGTATTTACCTACGGCACTCTTTTCATAACACTGTCACTTTGGTTAGTGTTATATAACTATAAGCTGATCAGCCTTAAGATCCCAAAGCTATGCATTTTTCCCAGCCTGCTTATTTCTCGTTATTCTTTGGATATTTATTTTTATCATGTGTTTTTGTTAAAAGCCTACCATCTGGCACATAAGTACGGTTATTGGTTTTTTTAA